A region of Streptomyces sp. R44 DNA encodes the following proteins:
- a CDS encoding oxidoreductase: MTEPHEDGMPEGLTGPERAVWRAFRIGRTCDLTEGIAERDDPFGGREWGEERSVRADVVALLLLDGPPARSGRVAALKLRGVRITGVLNLAGGTIGPYVELHGCRFDGEVVLPEARFGTLRMVECALPRLEAARLHTEGDLHLPRCRVRRGIRLTDAQIGTDLLINQIQVWPDRRGRAITADGMVVAQDVQAELIETHGELSLRGAKVGVSLSLRGSVLRGAQGRRALNAPQLTVERSLYLNAAWVYEESGSSGRTGNTTATPPYGVTPAQGTRRKPVECHGGVRLDDGRFGDAVDLHSARFLLNGARRDELSLRRIVTPELRFNGERPEEGRVVLNGAKVVTLIDLSTSWPGPGGLAMGGFVYENLVPYGHFPLARRLEWVAAATPEYAPEPYERLATVLRNSGEDADAREVLLAKQRRRRETLPIAGKLWGYLQDWTVAYGYRPGRAALWMAVLWAAGTVAFSHYRPIALKADEAPEWNGTLYALDLLLPVINLGQDGYWRLEGIWQWAAAALILLGWILATTVAAGATRLLRRG, translated from the coding sequence GTGACCGAGCCGCACGAGGACGGGATGCCGGAAGGTCTCACGGGTCCGGAGCGGGCCGTGTGGCGGGCGTTCCGGATCGGCAGGACCTGCGATCTGACGGAGGGGATCGCGGAGCGGGACGACCCCTTCGGGGGACGGGAGTGGGGAGAGGAGCGGAGCGTCCGCGCCGATGTGGTGGCGCTGCTGCTGCTCGACGGGCCGCCGGCCCGGTCCGGGCGGGTGGCCGCGCTGAAACTGCGCGGGGTCAGGATCACCGGCGTGCTGAACCTGGCGGGCGGGACGATAGGGCCGTACGTGGAGCTGCACGGCTGCCGGTTCGACGGCGAGGTGGTGCTGCCCGAGGCCCGGTTCGGCACGCTGCGGATGGTGGAGTGCGCGCTGCCGCGCCTGGAGGCGGCCCGGCTGCACACGGAGGGGGACCTGCACCTGCCGCGCTGCCGGGTGCGCCGGGGCATCCGGCTGACGGACGCCCAGATCGGCACGGACCTGCTGATCAACCAGATCCAGGTGTGGCCGGACCGGCGGGGGCGGGCGATCACGGCGGACGGGATGGTGGTCGCCCAGGACGTCCAGGCCGAGCTGATCGAGACCCACGGGGAGCTGAGCCTGCGCGGGGCGAAGGTCGGGGTCTCGCTCAGCCTGCGGGGCAGCGTGCTGCGCGGGGCGCAGGGCCGCCGCGCGCTGAACGCCCCGCAGCTGACGGTGGAGCGCTCGCTCTACCTGAACGCGGCCTGGGTGTACGAGGAGTCGGGGAGCTCGGGCCGGACGGGGAACACCACGGCCACGCCGCCGTACGGGGTGACGCCCGCCCAGGGCACCCGGCGCAAGCCGGTGGAGTGCCACGGCGGGGTGCGGCTCGACGACGGCCGGTTCGGTGACGCGGTGGACCTGCACAGCGCCCGGTTCCTGCTGAACGGCGCGCGCCGGGACGAGCTGTCGCTGCGCCGGATCGTCACCCCGGAGCTCCGGTTCAACGGCGAGCGGCCGGAGGAGGGAAGGGTGGTGCTCAACGGCGCGAAGGTCGTCACCCTGATCGACCTGTCGACAAGCTGGCCCGGGCCCGGCGGTCTCGCGATGGGCGGCTTCGTCTACGAGAACCTCGTGCCGTACGGGCACTTCCCGCTGGCCCGGCGCCTGGAGTGGGTGGCTGCGGCGACCCCGGAGTACGCCCCGGAGCCCTATGAGCGGCTCGCGACGGTGCTGCGGAACAGCGGCGAGGACGCGGACGCCCGTGAGGTGCTGCTCGCCAAGCAGCGGCGCAGACGAGAGACCCTGCCGATCGCGGGGAAGCTGTGGGGGTACCTCCAGGACTGGACGGTGGCGTACGGCTACCGGCCGGGCCGGGCGGCGCTGTGGATGGCCGTGCTGTGGGCGGCGGGCACGGTCGCCTTCTCCCACTACCGCCCGATCGCGCTCAAGGCGGACGAGGCGCCCGAGTGGAACGGCACGCTGTACGCCCTCGATCTGCTGCTGCCCGTGATCAACCTCGGGCAGGACGGCTACTGGCGGCT